Proteins encoded by one window of Bactrocera oleae isolate idBacOlea1 chromosome 4, idBacOlea1, whole genome shotgun sequence:
- the LOC106618794 gene encoding adenylyl cyclase X E, giving the protein MSTRRSIWRHETIASVSLSRDVTDHLRGSKKWELSILREYCREKDMEEFYKGYMRRLHINQLYSFIVMLVLNTGIHAGLLLATLSSQERKETYRDVCIYIGATILIIIILAIGLKRQKSYTLRTNVISFLVVVVLIGMDVSVPLLHTLRRNITLPVYMNFIIISIYCFMPIFSDIYAIILGISASAFYVVFLKLQVYVWTEQGSKSFDYTKGTAEYIALCCMNFFGIFMRFTREMNIRMTFLDKRQCIEEDLLFHAAKDQEKSLLLSMIPQQIAKQIEEDVKLRIELMKNPDSAHSLEKIRKLFIEPHDDVTILYADIVNYTRLTTTLDAKTLVETLHELFVRFDDGAQELDVLRIQFLGDCYYCAANVSIPNEEHARACVKLGLRMIDDIREVGENRHLGIDMRIGVHSGSALSGVIGATKWQFDIYSKDVEIANHLESTGLPGRVHISKETLERLDKRFEYEAGTKAARFDPLLRKHQITTFLIIRPQVEVGVQMRRSIFTRGMSTDEEFKDVDSVQKMRTLVHFEMNQESSKFPIFGLVQQYKKLMYGQRSRGRGSESEKSNFYANISWLFLCYKNWRWEYNYIQQSDILHKYSVLISMLVTWGLILIQYFNGEQISIFWDFAICTVVFFLVIACLMWYRKAWSYFCGTVLITGPRQKLSYWIYKLSDKAQKSLKFRTIVYLSIVLIQFCLITMQMLDCNQFQVVNEVIETHANQNDINNVCFVPWAVTESVVIHVGTIFLFTHISYILKWIIALSVTIFYIIIVFAVYDFLFEYSVSSNPYFFPQFAHIMVLCRTAWIFHIMNREIEFISRMDFNWKHELRKKKEDAKFTNQTISILIANILPTHIVSIYMKDQLTSELCYEEYENVAVMFATIRNYDTEQVGMRVLNEIICDFDEVLSTYQGIDKIEKIKVAGWTYMAACGLNAGNSIIKKNRMFSTSSSAGDINAILSRSIFSELNDAPNDILNPDSTTVGNDVVFVMLSFALDLLQKMKEFNEENIQTDDKKRSQGALRIGISNGPVMAGVVGLYKPFYDIWGNAVNMASRMDSTGLENSIQVTEETANILKAYNVECTYRGQTYVKGRDYIPTYFVNIDDDLNFVQRVSEGTETAFDIETP; this is encoded by the exons atgtctACGCGTCGATCAATATGGCGTCATGAGACAATTGCATCGGTATCCCTTTCTAGAGATGTGACGGATCACTTGAGGGGCAGTAAAAAATGGGAGCTCAGCATATTGAGG gAGTATTGCAGAGAAAAGGATATGGAGGAGTTCTACAAGGGCTACATGCGACGCCTGCACATAAATCAACTTTATTCGTTTATAGTAATGCTCGTGCTTAATACAGGTATTCACGCAGGGCTGCTGCTCGCCACACTATCGTCACAG gaaaGAAAAGAGACCTACAGagatgtgtgcatatatattggTGCCACCATACTGATAATTATCATATTAGCAATCGGCTTGAAGAGGCAAAAATCATATACGCTAAGGACTAATGTGATATCGTTTCTGGTCGTCGTAGTGCTCATTGGAATGG ATGTCTCTGTACCACTTCTGCATACCTTAAGGCGCAATATCACCTTACcagtttatatgaatttcatcaTAATCTCTATATATTGCTTCATGCCGATTTTCAGCGATATTTATGCGATTATATTGGGAATTTCGGCATCGGCATTTTACGTGGTCTTTTTGAAATTACAAGTCTATGTTTGGACAGAGCAGGGTTCGAAAAGTTTTGACTACACAAAAGGCACCGCCGAATATATAGCGTTATGCTGTATGAATTTTTTTGGGATATTTATGCGTTTCACACGCGAAATGAACATACGCATGACATTTCTGGATAAACGTCAGTGCATAGAGGAGGATCTACTGTTCCATGCTGCTAAAGACCAAGAG aaaagtcTCTTATTGAGTATGATACCACAGCAGATCGCGAAACAAATTGAGGAGGATGTTAAGCTGCGCATTGAGCTTATGAAAAACCCAGACTCGGCGCATTCGTTAGAAAAAATAAG AAAGCTCTTCATAGAGCCTCACGACGATGTCACAATTCTTTATGCGGATATAGTCAACTATACCAGGCTCACAACAACTTTGGATGCGAAAACCCTTGTGGAGACGCTACATGAACTCTTTGTGCGATTCGATGACGGCGCACAG GAGTTAGATGTCTTGAGAATACAGTTCTTGGGTGATTGTTATTATTGTGCGGCGAACGTTTCCATACCCAACGAAGAGCACGCCAGAGCTTGTGTGAAACTTGGCCTGCGCATGATTGACGACATACGTGAAGTGGG AGAGAATAGACATTTAGGTATTGATATGCGCATTGGCGTACATTCCGGCAGTGCCTTATCCGGCGTTATCGGCGCCACCAAGTGGCAATTTGATATATACTCGAAAGATGTCGAAATCGCCAATCACTTGGAAAGCACTGGCTTGCCGGGTAGGGTACATATAAGCAAAGAAACCTTGGAACGACTGGATAAAAGATTTGAATACGAAGCGGGCACAAAAGCGGCACGCTTTGATCCACTCTTGCGAAAACACCAAATCACCACATTCTTAATTATAAGACCCCAG GTTGAAGTAGGCGTACAAATGCGACGATCGATCTTTACCCGAGGAATGTCCACTGATGAG gaATTTAAAGATGTTGATTCGGTGCAAAAAATGAGAACGCTGGTGCATTTCGAGATGAATCAAGAAAGTAGCAAATTTCCAATTTTCGGTTTGGTGCAGCA GTATAAAAAATTGATGTATGGACAACGTTCACGCGGCAGAGGGAGTGAGAGTGAAAAGTCTAATTTCTATGCGAACATTTCATGGCTTTTTTTGTGCTACAAGAATTGGCGTTGGGAGTATAACTACATTCAACAATCCGATATATTACACAAATACAGCGTACTAATCAGCATGTTAGTCACCTGGGGCTtaatattaatacaatatttcaacGGAGA acaaatttctatattttggGATTTCGCGATTTGCACAGTGGTTTTTTTCCTAGTCATCGCTTGTTTGATGTGGTATAGAAAAGCGTGGTCATACTTTTGTGGTACAGTACTAATAACGGGGCCCAGACAAAAGCTCAGCTACTGGATATACAAACTTTCGGATAAAGCACAAAAAAGTCTCAAGTTTCGTACCATCGTTTATTTGTCAATAGTACTGATACAATTCTGTTTGATTACAATGCAAATG CTAGATTGCAATCAGTTCCAAGTTGTGAATGAAGTTATCGAAACTCATGCAAATCAGAATGATATAAATAACGTATGCTTTGTGCCCTGG GCTGTCACCGAGTCTGTGGTGATACATGTCGgcacaatatttttattcacgCACATTTCTTACATTTTAAAATGGATCATTGCACTGTCCGTgaccatattttatataattatagtatTTGCGGTCTATGATTTCTTGTTCGAATATAGCGTAAGCTCCAATCCATATTTCTTTCCCCAATTCGCACATATAATGGTGCTGTGTAGAACCGCTTGGATATTCCATATAATGAACAgagaaattgaatttatttcacgAATGGACTTTAA TTGGAAGCATGAGCTGAGAAAGAAAAAGGAAGACGCAAAATTTACAAACCAGACCATTTCAATTTTGATTGCTAATATTTTACCAACCCATAtag TGAGTATTTATATGAAAGATCAGTTGACGAGTGAGCTCTGCTATGAGGAATATGAAAATGTGGCAGTGATGTTTGCAACCATACGGAATTACGACACCGAACAGGTTGGAATGCGTGTTTTGAATGAAATCATTTGTGATTTTGATGAAGTG ctaAGCACATACCAGGGCATCgataaaattgagaaaatcaAAGTTGCTGGTTGGACATATATGGCTGCATGTGGTTTAAATGCTGGTAactcaataattaaaaaaaatcgaatgttCTCCACATCGTCGTCCG ctGGCGATATTAATGCAATTTTATCGAGGAGTATCTTCTCAGAATTAAATGATGCACCAAATGATATACTTAATCCGGATAGTACAACTGTGGGAAATGATGTTGTATTCGTTATGCTAAGCTTTGCTTTGGATCTTCTGCAAAAAATGAAAGAATTCAACGAGGAGAATATTCAAACTGATGATAAGAAACGTAGTCAAGGTGCTTTGCGTATTG GCATATCGAATGGTCCTGTTATGGCCGGCGTTGTGGGCTTGTATAAACCATTTTATGATATTTGGGGCAATGCTGTTAATATGGCCTCACGAATGGACTCCACCGGTTTAGAGAATTCAATTCAGGTTACTGAGGAGACTGCAAATATATTGAAGGCTTACAATGttgaatgtacatatagagGACAGACGTATGTTAAGGGACGTGACTATATTCCCacttattttgtaaatattgatGACGACTTAAATTTCGTGCAACGAGTGAGTGAGGGAACTGAAACCGCCTTTGATATTGAAACgccataa
- the LOC106618793 gene encoding adenylyl cyclase X E, with protein sequence MYAPYDRNRKASVNVGTILDDVTHQFKGKNELSVLREHCRKYDVEKIYQTYMARLLRIQLTTFLTILITITFIYCVLLVNSDQAATDISIYMVFTILAVVAIYIGIWKKAITKFAWIIYVAVLSILFLTAMDITVPVVHAVTHYEIFVPLFYSFIIYSVYIYMPFFNHRQPFILGVTISLCYIILFLTITHRMKVDGGSNMDEEKIISEILFMVGLNLLGLFFRLPREIVIRQTFIDKRECVEEDLLLHAAKTQEKILLLSMIPAPIADKIEEDIKLRLTRTSLTSRRRSSFQREAELLYRKLFIETHDDVTILYADMVNYTKLTTTVDVKTLVETLHDLYVRFDDAALDLDVLRIQFLGDCYYCVANVSIPNEDHANACVRLGLRMIQEIHTERDTRDLEMDIRIGVHSGSVLSGVIGATKWKFDIYSKDVEIANRLENTGVPGRVHISGETLERLDDEFQYEDGTEKAVNDLLLQQHSIRTYLIIPPKTSKYKETISNNTLMSRFSFLKGSPLGSAADLKTVYSGDIIQRMVDMEMRRESTSIPVETLQFHRIFFGKSRHLTRFEREEHNFRMNFSWWLMCFKNWRWEHNYMIQPDIKLKYSVLVSYIIILCTIAMQAINAKQSIKFWVLVAVGNILMLLVLGLVWYKKLWEVCRKNWFHMKPRNKASRWIYGLSEFTQRVFNVRICIYLGILILQLSYTLIQLLDCDRFQIENQEIEILLFEDGTRDILCFNTWAVTECIVMNLFLNFLFSGITYIIKIAVGLFTLISYIIIITVLYDFVYERSLSCNSHIYPEYSHIFVSVLTLVVINMINRQKEFISRVDYYWKRELKKKQENAKLTNETISRLVSNILPSHIVDIYMDNQLTNKLYYEEYSNVAVIFATILNFDIEVVGMRVLNEIICDFDEVLSSFKGVHKIEKIKVAGWTYMAACGLNTTGTGHRGSIEKRASAFSFAYNWRRDHLANRTANISDLFGAVTDKSSTTGGTTRRRSVRMFNDGEEPITDDDVVYVMARFGLSLLHAMDNFNKNNFYHDMESQVIGDLRIGIANGPVMAGVVGLFKPHYDIWGNAVNMAARMDSTGVANLIQVTEETANILTLHNIHCVYRGITYVKGRGSIPTYFIDIDDRLQFRKSTLEETDIDPL encoded by the exons ATGTATGCACCGTACGATCGTAATCGTAAAGCTTCTGTCAATGTTGGCACAATATTAGACGATGTGACACATCAGTTTAAGGGCAAAAATGAGCTAAGCGTGTTGAGG GAGCATTGCCGCAAATATGACGTGGAAAAAATTTACCAAACCTACATGGCGCGTCTGCTTCGAATACAATTAACCACCTTCTTGACAATACTCATCACCATAACATTCATCTATTGTGTGCTGTTGGTCAATTCTGACCAG GCAGCGACTGACATATCTATTTATATGGTATTCACAATTTTGGCTGTCGTGGCTATTTATATAGGCATATGGAAGAAGGCGATTACAAAATTTGCTTGGATTATTTATGTAGCAGTTCTGTCAATACTATTTCTTACAGCAATGG ATATAACCGTGCCGGTAGTGCACGCCGTCACACATTATGAGATCTTTGTACCACTATTCTATAGTTTTATAATCTATtcagtttacatatatatgccgTTTTTTAATCATCGTCAACCTTTCATTTTGGGAGTTACAATATCActgtgttatattatattattcctGACGATAACGCATCGCATGAAAGTTGATGGTGGCAGCAATATGGACGAAGAGAAAATCATATCGGAAATTTTGTTCATGGTGGGGCTCAATTTATTGGGTTTATTTTTTCGCCTACCACGTGAAATAGTGATAAGACAAACCTTCATAGACAAGCGTGAGTGCGTTGAAGAGGATCTTCTGTTGCATGCTGCGAAAACTCAAGAG aaaatattattactaagcATGATACCGGCACCAATCGCTGATAAAATAGAGGAGGATATAAAGTTGCGTTTAACGCGCACGAGTTTAACTTCGCGCAGACGTTCGTCTTTTCAGCGAGAAGCGGA ATTACTATATAGAAAACTCTTCATTGAAACACACGACGATGTGACAATACTCTACGCTGATATGGTCAACTATACCAAACTAACAACCACTGTGGATGTGAAAACACTTGTGGAGACGCTACATGATCTCTACGTTAGATTTGATGATGCAGCTCTG GATTTGGATGTACTGAGAATACAGTTTTTAGGCGATTGCTACTATTGTGTGGCGAATGTCTCGATACCCAATGAAGATCACGCTAATGCTTGTGTGCGACTTGGTCTACGCATGATACAGGAGATACACACGGAGCG AGATACCAGAGACTTGGAAATGGATATACGCATTGGCGTGCATTCGGGTAGCGTATTATCTGGTGTCATTGGCGCTACTAAATGGAAATTCGATATTTACTCGAAAGATGTTGAGATCGCAAATCGTTTGGAGAATACCGGCGTACCCGGTCGTGTACACATTAGCGGTGAAACACTCGAACGTTTAGATGATGAATTCCAATATGAAGATGGTACGGAGAAAGCTGTCAATGATCTGTTATTGCAACAACATAGCATACGTACGTATCTGATTATACCGCCGAAAACG TCTAAATATAAGGAGACGATATCAAATAATACATTAATGAGTCGGTTTTCTTTTCTGAAGGGCTCACCACTGGGTTCAGCAGCG GATTTGAAAACCGTTTATTCTGGTGATATAATACAAAGAATGGTGGATATGGAGATGCGCCGAGAGAGTACAAGCATTCCGGTCGAAACTCTACA ATTCCATCGCATATTCTTTGGAAAATCACGACATCTCACGCGCTTCGAGAGAGAAGAGCACAACTTTCGTATGAATTTTTCCTGGTGGCTTATGTGTTTCAAGAATTGGCGCTGGGAACACAACTATATGATTCAACCAgatattaaactaaaatatagtgtgcttgtttcatatataattattttatgcacAATTGCCATGCAGGCCATTAATGCCAA ACAAAGCATAAAATTTTGGGTCTTGGTGGCTGTTGGAAATATATTGATGTTGTTAGTTTTGGGCTTGGTCTGGTACAAGAAACTTTGGGAAGTGTGTCGAAAAAATTGGTTTCACATGAAACCGCGCAATAAAGCCAGTCGTTGGATTTATGGACTTTCTGAATTCACACAAAGGGTGTTCAATGTAcgcatttgcatttatttggGCATTTTAATACTACAGTTAAGTTATACACTAATACAACTG TTAGATTGCGATCGCTTTCAAATTGAAAATCAGGAAATTGAGATTCTACTTTTTGAGGATGGCACCAGGGATATATTGTGCTTTAATACCTGG GCTGTCACTGAATGCATTGTCAtgaatttatttctaaattttctaTTCTCGGGCAttacttatattattaaaatagctGTTGGCCTTTTCACACTCATTAGTTACATAATTATCATAACCGTTTTGTATGACTTTGTCTACGAACGCAGTCTGAGTTGTAATAGTCATATTTATCCTGAATATTCGCATATATTTGTGTCCGTTCTGACCCTTGTCGTAATTAACATGATCAATCGTCAAAAAGAGTTCATCTCACGTGTGGATTATTA TTGGAAACGAGAATTGAAGAAAAAACAGGAAAATGCTAAACTAACAAATGAGACGATTTCCCGATTGGTCAGTAATATTTTGCCATCCCATATAG TCGACATTTATATGGACAATCAGTTGACCAACAAGCTCTACTACGAAGAATACTCCAATGTAGCTGTAATCTTTGCAACGATTCTGAATTTCGACATTGAAGTTGTTGGTATGCGTGTTTTAAACGAAATCATTTGCGATTTCGATGAAGTG CTAAGCTCATTCAAAGGCGTGcataaaattgagaaaatcaAGGTAGCCGGCTGGACGTACATGGCGGCCTGTGGGCTGAATACCACCGGAACGGGGCATAGAGGTTCGATAGAAAAGCGCGCAAGTGCATTCTCATTCGCCTACAATTGGCGTAGAGATCATTtgg CCAACAGGACAGCAAACATTAGTGACTTATTTGGTGCTGTTACGGATAAGTCGTCAACGACCGGTGGCACCACACGACGTCGATCGGTGCGCATGTTCAATGATGGCGAGGAGCCAATCACCGATGATGATGTCGTTTATGTTATGGCGCGCTTTGGTTTGAGTTTGTTGCATGCCATGgacaatttcaacaaaaataatttctatcacGATATGGAAAGTCAAGTTATTGGCGATTTACGCATTG GTATAGCGAATGGTCCCGTTATGGCCGGTGTTGTTGGCTTGTTTAAGCCGCATTATGATATCTGGGGCAATGCTGTGAATATGGCGGCGCGCATGGACTCCACTGGCGTGGCTAACCTAATTCAAGTCACTGAGGAAACTGCCAACATTTTGACACTTCACAACATACACTGTGTGTACAGAGGCATAACATATGTTAAAGGACGCGGTTCCATACCGACATATTTCATAGATATTGATGACCGTTTACAATTTAGAAAGTCTACATTAGAAGAAACAGATATTGATCCATTATAA